Proteins from one Coffea arabica cultivar ET-39 chromosome 8c, Coffea Arabica ET-39 HiFi, whole genome shotgun sequence genomic window:
- the LOC113704266 gene encoding disease resistance protein RPM1-like — protein sequence MAETVLSSVLGQLSTLLRDEGRLLGGLQQEVQFIRDELEQMRAFLREAEAKEEDAQPTLQQWIKQVRDAAYDTEDILDEFVARFARHPATGFYRSVRRIFSSIKNLRARHRVASEIQSIKSRIKSISEAHQRYQSEYGISVPASNSLSAVNNTTWRYSRDDALLVEEAKLVGIDQPKKHLISQLLEGDDHQLKVVSVVGMGGLGKTTLVKRVHEDPEVRRHFPVRAWVTVSQTCDFQYLLKDLIRQLHKEGKKPVPQWIESLHITELKEFIRDFLQQAGRYAIVFDDVWDVEFWNTIKFALPESSDGGNRVMLTTRKVDIASASCIESLGFVYRMDPLSFEDSWTLFCKKIFKGNSCPGHLMDVAKGVLDKCEGLPLAILAISGLLAMKDVNRTEEWEIVRGSLGGELEGTGKLDRVKRILFLSYNDLPWHLKTCLLYTSIYPEDYLIGCHRLINLWIAERFVEGREGRSIEDVAWGYLSELVNRSLIQVSKVFYEGIPQECRIHDLLREIIVSKSREQNMVTITTGQPMMWPSDKVRRLVVHGSSSNSTQHHQQRPNYCFDHLRSFVTVGSADPLLSKTLLSQISRSSKLLKVLDFGGQETQEEIPNEIFKMFHRIWI from the coding sequence ATGGCAGAAACAGTTCTCTCTTCTGTGCTGGGTCAACTCTCAACTCTTCTGCGCGACGAGGGACGACTATTGGGAGGGCTTCAGCAAGAGGTCCAATTCATCAGGGATGAGTTGGAGCAAATGAGAGCTTTCCTGCGAGAGGcagaagcaaaagaagaagatgCTCAACCCACGCTCCAACAATGGATCAAGCAAGTGCGAGATGCTGCTTATGACACTGAGGACATTCTTGATGAATTTGTAGCTCGCTTTGCTCGGCATCCCGCAACAGGATTCTACCGCTCTGTTCGGAGAATTTTCAGCTCCATCAAGAATTTGAGAGCTCGTCATCGCGTTGCTAGCGAAATACAAAGCATCAAGTCCCGAATCAAAAGTATTTCTGAAGCTCATCAAAGATACCAATCCGAATATGGTATCTCTGTCCCAGCGTCCAACTCACTTTCGGCTGTGAACAACACAACCTGGCGCTATAGCAGAGATGATGCGCTGCTTGTGGAAGAAGCTAAATTAGTTGGCATTGACCAGCCCAAGAAACATCTAATTTCTCAGCTCCTCGAAGGGGATGATCACCAACTAAAAGTTGTTTCAGTGGTTGGTATGGGAGGACTTGGCAAAACTACCCTGGTGAAAAGAGTCCATGAGGATCCTGAAGTCAGAAGGCATTTCCCTGTTCGGGCTTGGGTAACTGTCTCTCAAACATGTGACTTTCAGTACCTCCTGAAAGACTTGATTCGGCAGTTGCACAAGGAAGGGAAGAAACCAGTCCCACAATGGATCGAGTCTTTGCATATCACCGAGCTGAAAGAATTTatcagagattttcttcaacaaGCTGGAAGGTATGCAATTGTTTTTGATGATGTCTGGGACGTGGAATTTTGGAATACCATCAAATTTGCACTACCCGAGAGTAGCGACGGCGGCAACCGTGTCATGCTAACAACTCGGAAAGTTGATATAGCCTCTGCCTCTTGCATTGAATCTCTGGGTTTTGTCTACAGAATGGACCCACTTTCCTTTGAAGATTCGTGGACCTTGTTTTGTAAGAAGATCTTTAAGGGAAATAGTTGCCCTGGCCATTTGATGGATGTTGCCAAAGGTGTGTTGGATAAATGTGAGGGCTTGCCCCTTGCGATTCTTGCAATCAGTGGTCTTTTGGCTATGAAAGATGTAAACAGAACAGAGGAATGGGAGATAGTTCGAGGCAGTCTTGGGGGTGAATTAGAAGGCACTGGTAAGTTGGACAGAGTTAAAAGGATACTTTTTCTTAGTTATAATGATTTGCCTTGGCATCTAAAGACGTGTCTGTTGTACACAAGTATCTACCCAGAGGATTATCTAATAGGATGCCATAGACTAATTAATTTGTGGATTGCTGAAAGGTTTGTAGAAGGGAGAGAAGGAAGGAGTATTGAAGATGTAGCTTGGGGTTATCTCAGTGAACTCGTTAATAGAAGCCTAATTCAAGTGTCCAAGGTGTTTTATGAAGGAATACCCCAAGAATGTCGAATCCATGATCTATTGCGAGAAATTATCGTTTCCAAATCGAGGGAACAAAACATGGTTACAATTACTACTGGACAACCGATGATGTGGCCGTCCGACAAGGTACGCCGTCTAGTAGTCCATGGTAGTAGCAGTAACAGCACCCAGCACCACCAACAAAGACCAAATTATTGCTTTGACCACCTTCGGTCATTCGTTACAGTTGGATCCGCGGACCCGCTACTATCTAAAACGTTGTTATCTCAAATTTCAAGGAGTAGTAAGCTGTTAAAGGTTTTGGATTTCGGTGGTCAAGAGACACAGGAGGAAATACCAAATGAGATTTTCAAGATGTTTCATCGCATCTGGATCTAG